Proteins from one Chelonia mydas isolate rCheMyd1 chromosome 14, rCheMyd1.pri.v2, whole genome shotgun sequence genomic window:
- the LOC102936998 gene encoding class I histocompatibility antigen, F10 alpha chain isoform X3 gives MTSGRCLRADWRLGQRASWAIAPAPRCPSQCGAGAMRWRGLLLALCGAALAAAAAGGRHSLNILVTGVIDEEGTNQYFMIAKLDDVKIAYYSSDTREVRTTQEWVAQAVGSDYLREKTQKFWRYEEGSKGHTRWWMQLHNQTGGFHTEQVHVGCALSGQALVDPRFQYAYDGRDFISFDDQTGTWVAAEQPAFPQKQSWETGKTWTQYVRWYLKQECLDTLQSLVQQGSGVLRQQVPPKVSVSRRDAPDGSITLSCHTRGSYPRPIHISWMRDGKDILVEKESSGILPNADGTYYMQSSLEISLQEEDRHRYACRVEHSSLAEPALVWGPWRPSYALAATKIGEVSASRSSSGTDIQSMGARS, from the exons ATGACGAGCGGCCGCTGCCTGCGTGCTGATTGGAGGCTGGGGCAAAGGGCCAGCTGGGCGATCGCACCTGCTCCCCGGTGCCCCTCCCAGTGCGGCGCCGGAGCCATGCGCTGGCGGGGGCTGCTCCTGGCGCTCTGCGGGGCGGCGCTGGCTGCGGCCGCGGCCGGCG GGCGCCACAGCCTGAATATACTAGTCACAGGAGTCATTGACGAAGAGGGGACCAATCAGTACTTCATGATCGCCAAGCTGGATGATGTTAAGATTGCGTACTACAGCAGCGACACGCGAGAGGTCAGAACCACCCAGGAGTGGGTGGCTCAGGCCGTGGGCTCTGACTATCTCCGGGAAAAGACCCAGAAGTTCTGGAGGTACGAGGAGGGCTCTAAAGGTCATACCAGATGGTGGATGCAGCTGCACAACCAGACGGGCG gGTTTCACACCGAGCAGGTTCACGTGGGCTGCGCTCTGAGCGGCCAGGCCCTCGTGGACCCGAGGTTCCAGTATGCCTACGATGGGAGGGACTTCATCAGCTTTGACGACCAGACGGGGACGTGGGTCGCGGCCGAGCAGCCGGCCTTCcctcagaagcagagctgggagacGGGCAAGACGTGGACTCAGTACGTCCGGTGGTACCTGAAACAAGAGTGTCTGGACACCCTGCAGAGCCTGGTGCAGCAGGGAAGTGGGGTCCTGCGGCAGCAGG tgccccccaagGTCTCAGTTTCCCGCAGAGACGCCCCCGACGGCTCCATCACCCTCTCCTGCCACACCAGGGgttcttacccccgtcccatccacatctcctggatGCGGGATGGAAAAGACATCCTGGTGGAGAAAGAGTCCAGCGGGATCCTGCCCAACGCTGACGGCACCTACTACATGCAGTCGTCTCTTGAGATCTCCCTGCAGGAGGAGGACAGGCACCGCTATGCCTGCCGGGTAGAGCACAGCAGCTTGGCAGAGCCTGCGCTTGTCTGGG GTCCATGGAGACCCAGCTACGCTCTGGCAGCCA CAAAAATTGGAGAAGTTTCTGCTTCCAGGTCTTCATCGGGAAcagacatccagagcatgggagcCCGGAGCTAG
- the LOC102936998 gene encoding class I histocompatibility antigen, F10 alpha chain isoform X1: protein MTSGRCLRADWRLGQRASWAIAPAPRCPSQCGAGAMRWRGLLLALCGAALAAAAAGGRHSLNILVTGVIDEEGTNQYFMIAKLDDVKIAYYSSDTREVRTTQEWVAQAVGSDYLREKTQKFWRYEEGSKGHTRWWMQLHNQTGGFHTEQVHVGCALSGQALVDPRFQYAYDGRDFISFDDQTGTWVAAEQPAFPQKQSWETGKTWTQYVRWYLKQECLDTLQSLVQQGSGVLRQQVPPKVSVSRRDAPDGSITLSCHTRGSYPRPIHISWMRDGKDILVEKESSGILPNADGTYYMQSSLEISLQEEDRHRYACRVEHSSLAEPALVWAPGKKGSLPLWVLASIALVALVLAGAVGASVILWRRKSAGPWRPSYALAATKIGEVSASRSSSGTDIQSMGARS, encoded by the exons ATGACGAGCGGCCGCTGCCTGCGTGCTGATTGGAGGCTGGGGCAAAGGGCCAGCTGGGCGATCGCACCTGCTCCCCGGTGCCCCTCCCAGTGCGGCGCCGGAGCCATGCGCTGGCGGGGGCTGCTCCTGGCGCTCTGCGGGGCGGCGCTGGCTGCGGCCGCGGCCGGCG GGCGCCACAGCCTGAATATACTAGTCACAGGAGTCATTGACGAAGAGGGGACCAATCAGTACTTCATGATCGCCAAGCTGGATGATGTTAAGATTGCGTACTACAGCAGCGACACGCGAGAGGTCAGAACCACCCAGGAGTGGGTGGCTCAGGCCGTGGGCTCTGACTATCTCCGGGAAAAGACCCAGAAGTTCTGGAGGTACGAGGAGGGCTCTAAAGGTCATACCAGATGGTGGATGCAGCTGCACAACCAGACGGGCG gGTTTCACACCGAGCAGGTTCACGTGGGCTGCGCTCTGAGCGGCCAGGCCCTCGTGGACCCGAGGTTCCAGTATGCCTACGATGGGAGGGACTTCATCAGCTTTGACGACCAGACGGGGACGTGGGTCGCGGCCGAGCAGCCGGCCTTCcctcagaagcagagctgggagacGGGCAAGACGTGGACTCAGTACGTCCGGTGGTACCTGAAACAAGAGTGTCTGGACACCCTGCAGAGCCTGGTGCAGCAGGGAAGTGGGGTCCTGCGGCAGCAGG tgccccccaagGTCTCAGTTTCCCGCAGAGACGCCCCCGACGGCTCCATCACCCTCTCCTGCCACACCAGGGgttcttacccccgtcccatccacatctcctggatGCGGGATGGAAAAGACATCCTGGTGGAGAAAGAGTCCAGCGGGATCCTGCCCAACGCTGACGGCACCTACTACATGCAGTCGTCTCTTGAGATCTCCCTGCAGGAGGAGGACAGGCACCGCTATGCCTGCCGGGTAGAGCACAGCAGCTTGGCAGAGCCTGCGCTTGTCTGGG CCCCGGGGAAGAAGggctccctgcccctctgggTCCTGGCCTCCATCGCCCTGGTTGCGCTGGTTCTGGCTGGAGCCGTAGGAGCCAGCGTTATCCTGTGGAGGAGAAAATCAGCAG GTCCATGGAGACCCAGCTACGCTCTGGCAGCCA CAAAAATTGGAGAAGTTTCTGCTTCCAGGTCTTCATCGGGAAcagacatccagagcatgggagcCCGGAGCTAG
- the LOC102936998 gene encoding class I histocompatibility antigen, F10 alpha chain isoform X4: MIAKLDDVKIAYYSSDTREVRTTQEWVAQAVGSDYLREKTQKFWRYEEGSKGHTRWWMQLHNQTGGFHTEQVHVGCALSGQALVDPRFQYAYDGRDFISFDDQTGTWVAAEQPAFPQKQSWETGKTWTQYVRWYLKQECLDTLQSLVQQGSGVLRQQVPPKVSVSRRDAPDGSITLSCHTRGSYPRPIHISWMRDGKDILVEKESSGILPNADGTYYMQSSLEISLQEEDRHRYACRVEHSSLAEPALVWAPGKKGSLPLWVLASIALVALVLAGAVGASVILWRRKSAGPWRPSYALAATKIGEVSASRSSSGTDIQSMGARS, translated from the exons ATGATCGCCAAGCTGGATGATGTTAAGATTGCGTACTACAGCAGCGACACGCGAGAGGTCAGAACCACCCAGGAGTGGGTGGCTCAGGCCGTGGGCTCTGACTATCTCCGGGAAAAGACCCAGAAGTTCTGGAGGTACGAGGAGGGCTCTAAAGGTCATACCAGATGGTGGATGCAGCTGCACAACCAGACGGGCG gGTTTCACACCGAGCAGGTTCACGTGGGCTGCGCTCTGAGCGGCCAGGCCCTCGTGGACCCGAGGTTCCAGTATGCCTACGATGGGAGGGACTTCATCAGCTTTGACGACCAGACGGGGACGTGGGTCGCGGCCGAGCAGCCGGCCTTCcctcagaagcagagctgggagacGGGCAAGACGTGGACTCAGTACGTCCGGTGGTACCTGAAACAAGAGTGTCTGGACACCCTGCAGAGCCTGGTGCAGCAGGGAAGTGGGGTCCTGCGGCAGCAGG tgccccccaagGTCTCAGTTTCCCGCAGAGACGCCCCCGACGGCTCCATCACCCTCTCCTGCCACACCAGGGgttcttacccccgtcccatccacatctcctggatGCGGGATGGAAAAGACATCCTGGTGGAGAAAGAGTCCAGCGGGATCCTGCCCAACGCTGACGGCACCTACTACATGCAGTCGTCTCTTGAGATCTCCCTGCAGGAGGAGGACAGGCACCGCTATGCCTGCCGGGTAGAGCACAGCAGCTTGGCAGAGCCTGCGCTTGTCTGGG CCCCGGGGAAGAAGggctccctgcccctctgggTCCTGGCCTCCATCGCCCTGGTTGCGCTGGTTCTGGCTGGAGCCGTAGGAGCCAGCGTTATCCTGTGGAGGAGAAAATCAGCAG GTCCATGGAGACCCAGCTACGCTCTGGCAGCCA CAAAAATTGGAGAAGTTTCTGCTTCCAGGTCTTCATCGGGAAcagacatccagagcatgggagcCCGGAGCTAG
- the LOC102936998 gene encoding class I histocompatibility antigen, F10 alpha chain isoform X2: protein MTSGRCLRADWRLGQRASWAIAPAPRCPSQCGAGAMRWRGLLLALCGAALAAAAAGGRHSLNILVTGVIDEEGTNQYFMIAKLDDVKIAYYSSDTREVRTTQEWVAQAVGSDYLREKTQKFWRYEEGSKGHTRWWMQLHNQTGGFHTEQVHVGCALSGQALVDPRFQYAYDGRDFISFDDQTGTWVAAEQPAFPQKQSWETGKTWTQYVRWYLKQECLDTLQSLVQQGSGVLRQQVPPKVSVSRRDAPDGSITLSCHTRGSYPRPIHISWMRDGKDILVEKESSGILPNADGTYYMQSSLEISLQEEDRHRYACRVEHSSLAEPALVWAPGKKGSLPLWVLASIALVALVLAGAVGASVILWRRKSAGPWRPSYALAASE from the exons ATGACGAGCGGCCGCTGCCTGCGTGCTGATTGGAGGCTGGGGCAAAGGGCCAGCTGGGCGATCGCACCTGCTCCCCGGTGCCCCTCCCAGTGCGGCGCCGGAGCCATGCGCTGGCGGGGGCTGCTCCTGGCGCTCTGCGGGGCGGCGCTGGCTGCGGCCGCGGCCGGCG GGCGCCACAGCCTGAATATACTAGTCACAGGAGTCATTGACGAAGAGGGGACCAATCAGTACTTCATGATCGCCAAGCTGGATGATGTTAAGATTGCGTACTACAGCAGCGACACGCGAGAGGTCAGAACCACCCAGGAGTGGGTGGCTCAGGCCGTGGGCTCTGACTATCTCCGGGAAAAGACCCAGAAGTTCTGGAGGTACGAGGAGGGCTCTAAAGGTCATACCAGATGGTGGATGCAGCTGCACAACCAGACGGGCG gGTTTCACACCGAGCAGGTTCACGTGGGCTGCGCTCTGAGCGGCCAGGCCCTCGTGGACCCGAGGTTCCAGTATGCCTACGATGGGAGGGACTTCATCAGCTTTGACGACCAGACGGGGACGTGGGTCGCGGCCGAGCAGCCGGCCTTCcctcagaagcagagctgggagacGGGCAAGACGTGGACTCAGTACGTCCGGTGGTACCTGAAACAAGAGTGTCTGGACACCCTGCAGAGCCTGGTGCAGCAGGGAAGTGGGGTCCTGCGGCAGCAGG tgccccccaagGTCTCAGTTTCCCGCAGAGACGCCCCCGACGGCTCCATCACCCTCTCCTGCCACACCAGGGgttcttacccccgtcccatccacatctcctggatGCGGGATGGAAAAGACATCCTGGTGGAGAAAGAGTCCAGCGGGATCCTGCCCAACGCTGACGGCACCTACTACATGCAGTCGTCTCTTGAGATCTCCCTGCAGGAGGAGGACAGGCACCGCTATGCCTGCCGGGTAGAGCACAGCAGCTTGGCAGAGCCTGCGCTTGTCTGGG CCCCGGGGAAGAAGggctccctgcccctctgggTCCTGGCCTCCATCGCCCTGGTTGCGCTGGTTCTGGCTGGAGCCGTAGGAGCCAGCGTTATCCTGTGGAGGAGAAAATCAGCAG GTCCATGGAGACCCAGCTACGCTCTGGCAGCCAGTGAGTAA